Genomic DNA from Peribacillus simplex NBRC 15720 = DSM 1321:
TAGGAGGAATATCAATTCATTCTGATGTTGTAGCCCCTTATATTGCCTCATTCGGAACAATCGATCAAAAACAAAGATATTTACCAAAGTTCATTACAGGAGAAATGATTTCTGCCTTTGCATTGACAGAGCCCGGAATGGGTTCGGAATTAGCGGATATACAAACCACAGCCATCAAGAAAGATGGGCATTATATTGTGAATGGAGCCAAAACGTTTGTCACAAATGGCTTTAAAGCTGACTTCATGATAGTAGCATGCAAAACTGATCTTAATGCTGTTCCTTCCCAGGACGGAATCAGTTTGCTGCTCATTGATAAAGATACCCCAGGGTTTTCACGAGGAAGAAAGCTTGGTAAAGCAGGACTTGGAAGCTCAGACACAGCCGAACTATTTTTCGATGATGCTTCAGTTCCTGTTGGCAACCTCCTTGGGGAGGAAGGGAAGGGTCTTTCATATATCCCGCAAAAACTGCAGCAGGAAAGACTAATGTGTGCGATTAGGTCTTTAATGGCAACGAAAGATATGCTTCACTTAACGATGAATTTTATAAAAGAACGAAAAGCATTTGATAAGAAAATAAGTAAATTAAAAAATGCACAGTTTACCATTGCTGAAATAGCGACAGATATTCATCTGGGAAGAACGTTTGTTGATGGTTTAATCTGTAAACATATGAATGGGGAGAATATCTTAACTGAAGTATCTATGGCTAAATATTGGATAACGGAGATGTCTAAGCGAATATCTGATAAGTGCATGCAATTACATGATGGTTATGGAAATATGGGTGACGATAAAATTGCACGGCGTCACCGGAACATTCCTTTGACAACATTCTTTACAGGGACAGATGAAACCGTAAAACACCTGATTGCTAAAAATATCGGGTTTTAATTCACCTTATAAATCTATCAACTACCT
This window encodes:
- a CDS encoding acyl-CoA dehydrogenase family protein — its product is MVSTMAINKDDSRSFLTEEHLLFKQSIREFLAKEAVPFYDQWEKEGGIPCSFWEKIGDHGFLCPWLDVEFGGIGADFGYSVVLAEELEIVGSMLGGISIHSDVVAPYIASFGTIDQKQRYLPKFITGEMISAFALTEPGMGSELADIQTTAIKKDGHYIVNGAKTFVTNGFKADFMIVACKTDLNAVPSQDGISLLLIDKDTPGFSRGRKLGKAGLGSSDTAELFFDDASVPVGNLLGEEGKGLSYIPQKLQQERLMCAIRSLMATKDMLHLTMNFIKERKAFDKKISKLKNAQFTIAEIATDIHLGRTFVDGLICKHMNGENILTEVSMAKYWITEMSKRISDKCMQLHDGYGNMGDDKIARRHRNIPLTTFFTGTDETVKHLIAKNIGF